The nucleotide window ATGTCCAATCCCGAAGAATCGGAGCGTTTCAATCCTGAAAGAATGCTGAGTGAATGTGAAAGGATATACGATATCTATGTCAATCAGCTAAAACTTGTGGAATCAGGTAATTCATTTGTAAATAAATACAAGATTTTGGTGTATGTGTTCAAAGGTGAGGAAAAGACGGCTTTTGGTGGAGGAGAGGAAGATAAAGTCGGAATTTTTTGGACACCTGCGGTTCGTGTGCATAAAGAACCTTATGGCGTTTTGGCGCATGAATTGGGACACAGTTTTCAGTATTTAAGCCACGCCGATACCGGAAAAGGCACCGATGGAGTTATTCAGGAAATGTCTGCACAATATATGCTCTGGCAGGTATATCCTGACTGGATGACTTTTGAAAATTATCATTTGGCTGATTATTTAAAAGGAACTCATTATGGATTTCTGCATCCTTATAATATGTATCATTCTCCTTATGTAATTGAATATTGGTCAGAGAAACGGGGAAAAGACTTTTTCGGAAAACTGATGCGGAATACCCAGGAAGGAGAAGATCCCGTATTGACATACAAACGCTTGAATGCACTCACACAAGAACAGTTTAATGATGAAATATTTGATGCCAGCCGAAAATTTATAACTTGGGATTTGAAAAGAATTGATTCTGTTGCCAGACAATATGCCAATAAGCATTACACCAAAGTTGATAAAATGCAAAATGGCTGGTATAAGATTGATTCAATCAATTGTCCTCAAAACTATGGCTACAATGGAATTAAGCTGAATGTTCCGCAATTTGGAACTAAAATAAAATTGAATTTTCAGGGAATTGCCGGAGCAGATGGATTTTCAAAAGTGAAAGCTGATAAAGCGGGCTGGCGTTATGGTTTTGTGGCTCAATTAAAAAATGGAGACCGGGTGTATAGTGAAACTTTCAAAAAGAGTGCTGGTAAAGCTTCTTTCACAGTTCCAAAAAATGCTGAATATTTATGGCTGGTGGTTTCCGGTGCTCCTGCTGAACATTGGCCTCGGCCTAACCGATGGGGCGAGAATCCAGACAAAACACCCGATGAGCAATGGCCTTATCAGTTTCAGTTATTTGGTACGGTTCCTGAGATTAATTAGAAGGAAAGCCGTTTAGTGTTTATCCAAAAAAATACAGATCTATTTTAAAAATATAAAAGATGAAGCAATTATTATTCTCACTGTTAACTCTGTTGTGTTTCTCAATTCAGGCGCAAGAAATGATTCGCATTGAAACGGAAAGTTCAGCTCTTGTTTTAAAAGTAGGTAAGAACAAAAAGCTTTATCAGACTTATTTTGGAACTAAGCTCAATAACAGTTCAGAGTATGAATTCATTTCGAAAGAAAACACCAAGAAATTTGTCATAAACGACGGCAATCCTTTAATCGATCTGCGTCATCTGGCTTACCCTGCTTTTGGCACAGATAATTTATTTGAACCCGCCATCCGGATAACGCACAACGACGGAAATCCTTCATCGGAATTGGAATATCAAAATCACAATTCTTCAAAAATAGATGCCAATACAACGGAAACTGTCATTCGCTTAAAAGACCCTCAGTATCCAGTATTTGTTGATCTTCACTATAAAGTTTTTTACAAGGAAAATGTAATCGAATCGTGGACAGAAATTCAGCATCAGGAAAAAAAGCCGGTGATGCTTTATAATTATGCTTCCTCAGCTTTGCATTTGGATGCCGATAAATACTGGCTGACCCAATTTTATAGTGATGTTGTCGAAGAGATGCGAATGGAAGAAAGTCAGCTTACCAGAGGAAGTAAAGTCATTGATTCAAAATTGGGAGTGCGGACCAATATGTTTGCTTCACCCAATTTTTTTCTTTCGCTTAATTCAAAGTCAAGTGAAAATACTGGCGAAGTTATTGCAGGGACTATAGCTTGGTCGGGTAACTTTAAGCATGCATTTGAGATTGATAATAATAATGAATTGCGAATCATCTCAGGCATCAATGAATTTGCTTCCGAATACAATTTGGAACCCAAAGAAATATTTAAAACACCAGCTTTTATTTATACGTTTTCCAATAATGGAAAAGGGCAGGCCAGCAGAAATCTGCACAATTGGGCAAGAAAATATGGTCTGAAAGACGGTGAAAAACCACGTCTTACTTTGCTGAATAATTGGGAGACAACTTTTTTTGACTTTGATCAGACTAAATTGGCTAATATGTTTATCGATGCCAAAACATTGGGAGTCGATATGTTTTTACTCGATGACGGCTGGTTTGGGAACAAATACCCAAGAAGCGGTTCGACTTCGGGTTTGGGAGATTGGCAGGCGACTAAAGCAAAACTTCCCGATGGGATTGGTTTTCTATTGGAACAGGCTAAAAAAACAGATGTGAAATTTGGTATTTGGATTGAACCAGAAATGATTAATGAAAAAACCGAATTGTATGAAAAGCACCCTGACTGGGTATTGAGTCTTCCAAATAGGGAAAAGAGTCTTTATAGAACACAATTGGTTCTTGATTTATGTAATCAAAAAGTGCAGGATTTTGTGTTTAAGGTGGTCGATGACATTATGCAGACACAGTCGGGTGTGGCTTTCTTTAAATGGGACTGCAATCGAATGATGACCAGTGCGTATTCCACTTATTTAAAGAACCGGCAATCCCATTTGTTTATTGACTACACCAAGGGATTGTACAAAGTTTTGGACCGGATAAAGTCGAAATACCCGGATCTGCCAATGATGCTTTGCGCCGGAGGAGGAGGCAGGTCGGATTATGGAATGCTGAATTATTTCACCGAGTTTTGGGCCAGTGATAACACCGATCCTTTTGACCGTATTTTTATCCAATGGGGATATTCCAATTTTTATCCGGCATTGGCCGTTTGCAATCACGTTACTTCTATGGGGAATCAATCCATAAAGTTTAGAACCGATGTGGCCATGATGGGAAAATTAGGGTTTGATATTCATGTTGGAGGGCTCAAGGAAGAGGAGCTGAAATATGCTCAGGAGGCAGTTGCCAATTACAAACGCTTAAGTCCGGTAATCTGGCAAGGCGATTTGTACCGATTGGTTTCCCCTAATGAGGACAGCAGGGCAGTATTGATGTATGTAAATGAAAATAAAACGAAATCGGTACTTTTTTCATATACCCTGCATCCATTGACAGATCCTAATTATGGTTTGGTTAGATTCGAAGGGCTTGATGCAAATAAGATGTATAAAGTAGAAGAAATCAATGTAATGCCAAAAGGGAAAAAGACTTTTGAAGAATCAGGAACTGTATATTCGGGTGACTTCCTGATGAAAATCGGATTGAAAGTTTCTTCTTCCCGTCAGGAAAACAGTGTAGTGCTGGAAATTACCGCTGTTGATCCTAAAGGATAAATTGTACTATTGTTTACTCCCGGTTCTGATTTATAAGTGCTAAAAATTAAAATTGAGATCGGTGCTGGGAAGGTGAAATTCCTTTTAGCTCTTTGAATTTCCGATTGAAGTTGGCAATGTCTGGGAATCCAGAAAGTTCAGCGATAGAATTGATAGAAAGGTCTTTTTCACAGTGTAGTTGGGTACGGGCTAATACGGAAACAGGATTCGTATCTTTTTCTATTTCGAATTAAGATTCACAGAACTCTATCAATAATGACTTTCTTCTTTTTAAAAATACTTGTGATGGTATTTTTAAAAAGTAAAAATTTCTTATTTCATTTATTAGCTGTAAATTTCAGTGTGTTTGCCCTCCCTTTTTTAGATCGACTATTTAGTTTTAATGTGAATTTAAATAGTAATTTGGTTTTAATAGGTTTACTAATTTGTGCTACTCAATTAAAATTGGAATTTGATGGTCAGTTATATCGTCTTTTCCAATCATATTCTAATATGAAATGGGATATCATCTTCTGAAAAGAATGTCTAAAGTAAAATGATAAGATTATTTTGATTCTTTTTTTCAAATCTGTATTTTAAAAAATTATTGCATATCTATTAAATTAAAAAAGACATTTTGGTATTAATATTTTATTCAATATTTGTATCAAAATTATTTATAAAAGTGAGTGGTGTTAATAGTTTACGTGAATTTATTCTTGATTACATTGAATTAAGTGATTTAGAATGGGAATATTGTTCAAAAGCATTTGAATTACAATCTATAAAAAAAAAAGAGGTTGTTCTTATGGAGGGAGCCGTTTGTAGAAGTATCTTTTTTGTAGTGAAGGGTTTGCTTAGAATTTATTTTATTGATCAAAATGGTGAAGAAAAGACGTTTCATTTTTCTGTCGAAAATACTTTTGCTACTGAATATGAAAGCTTTTTGAAACATATTCCATCTAGTTATTTTATTCAAGCTTTGGAAGATACAGTTGTAGTTACAATAACCTTCGAAATGCTTCAAGATTTTTATAAAAAACTTAAGAATGGTGAAAAATTAGGAAGGTTAATTGCAGAAGAATATTTTTTTTTGGTAAATGATAAAATAAGAGCTTTATACACTCAGACACCTATAGAAAGATATAAAACTATGAATGAAAAATTTCAAAATATTTTACAACGAGTACCCCAACGTTATATTGCTTCTTATTTAAATATTAGTCCTGTTCATTTAAGCAGATTAAAGCGCACAGGTTGAGTGGTGTAATAAAAATGATAACAAATGTTATTATTTATAATAATTTTAGCCTTTTAATTTGTAGCTATAAAATATATTTTATAGGAAAAAAGTGCTTTTTTAAAAAATTTAAAGCAATGCAATAAATATGATCTTTTAGTATTTTATGGTGTTTGAGATAAGCTGTGATTTATTGATATGGAATTTTAACGATTATCCACTTCTTGTTTTTTCCGATTATTGAGTTATATGTTTAATTTGATCATCCGCAGTGATTTATAATTAATAAAAGTCTGATTTTGAATAAAAAAAAGAATTTATTTGTTTTTTCCGTGAATAGTGAAAGTTAAGAAGTTTTACTTTTACATTTTAAGGAGAAAAAAGATAGGATTTAAATTGTTTCTAATTAAGAATAGCATTTTGGATAAAAATAAGTGGACTTTCAATTGTTAAAAAAGTATAGGTAGAATTTTACCACGGAGTGGCACTATAATGTAAAATTTCCAATTCATCATTTTTTATTTTGTATAGAGCGATGTTTTTAATGAGGGCCAATAAAAAGGCTTTTCGATAAAAAATCAAAAGTAATTTCTATTAAAAATATAGAGTTAGTTTGATTAATGATTGATAGTTAGGAAAATTCGTAGTCTATAGGGAAGCGCATTATATTTTGGAAGGATGATAGAATTAGAAAAAGATTATTTTACCGTTGTCTGATCAAGAAGAGAAGAAAGAATCAAAGATCCTTAGAAAACATCTGGTAGCAGTAAAAGATAGTGCAGCAGTAATGACCAAATCAATACCATTGCAAGAAGGTGGGGCCAGGAAAAAATAAAAGCAATACTGATTTTATAGCTAAAGTTTTGAAAGTGGATATAGCTTAACAGATTTGTAAAAACAAGAAAATTAATGACTAATATCTTAAACAATACTGAAAAGAATCTTTTTCGAAGCCTAGTAGAAGATGGATGAAGGAAAATTATTCGGCAGGCTTGCCATAGCAATCATTGTAAGGGTTTATGATAAAAAAAAGAGGATTAATATGTTTTATTATTTTGTTTCAGGTTAACATATTTGTTGCTTTTTAATTTGTCACAATTTTTTAAATAAACACTTGTATATACAAATAAAAAAAGGATGTTTTTTTAAGTTTAAGGACTAAGTTCTCCTTCAAAAGGAATCATTGTCACTTTTAGCTTAATAAAACTTTTCTCAAACAATCTAAATTTGATTTTGTTTATCAAATATTAGGAGTCCTATTTCTTAAAAAAAAAATCATTGAATTTCAAATAATTATTTTAAATTTTATTTTAGAATGAAGCCAGCAGTATATAAGAACATAAAAAAAATAAGAGAATTAAAAAATTTAACGCGTGAGTATGTGGCTGATGAATTAGAGATGAGTACCAGTGGTTATGGTAAAATTGAAAGAGGTGAAGTGGATTTGACAGTTTCTAAGCTTATTAAAATTGCAAAAGTGCTAAATGTAAGTATTGAGTTCATATTTAAATTTGATGTTCAAATTCTTTTTGAAGAGACTTACAATATCAAAGGGAATAATTTTATGAAAAGCACTCCTAGTAGTTGACTAAGAATCTCTTAATATAATTTTTTTTTAAAACCAAAATTGTAAAGACCCTTTTTTATTCATGAATGATTTTTAATGCAATTCTATATTTTTTTTTCGCTCTCTTGGTGTTTATCCTTGTTTTTCAGTAGATAAATTTAAATAATTTAAAATCTTATTTTTATTATAGTCTGTTGATGAATGTATTTGAGAGCTAAAGTCGTTAAATTGATTCGTAAGATCTAAAGCGTCTCTACTTAAATTTTTAGTTATTTTAATTATTTCAAAACCATGTGTTTTTAATACAACCAGTTTGTATTGGAATAACTTTAAGTAGTAGCTTATTATTAAAAATATAAAAGCAAATAATATAAACAATAGTTTTTCAAAGCTTGAAATACTATTGTTTTTGAAGCTAAATAAAAAAAAAGCAATAAAAAGTAGTAGATAGTTTAAATGTAATTTTTGTCTTTTAACAAAAGTGATTTTAATAATATTTTCAAGCTGAATTGCTTTTTTTTTGTTTTGAAGATTCAAGATAATTCTGTCTTTATGTATAGTTCCGAAATTATTTTGATAAATGATGTTCATACTTTTTATATGTTATAAAGCTCAAATCGAATAGAAAAACCTATTGATTTTCGAATTTGTAAATGTTATGGTACTACTTAGAACTTTTTTCTATTATTGGAATGATCCATAAGCTTAAATTTTACTTTTATAATTCAATTACTGGTATTTGAGTTCTACCAGTAATTGAATTTCTATAATATAAAACCTTTCTTGAATATTAAAAGGTTTTATGATTATTGATAATAAATGTCAATACATGATTTTAATCGCGTAGATTTTGTTAATCAATACTTTCAACATTTAACTTTCCCCCAAAAGTCTATCAATAATTTATAGATTTTGCCTACCCAAAGCTTTACAAAAGTAGCAATGATTTCTTTTTTTAGCGGTAATGTCAAGTTGTAATATCGCCTTGTGTGGGTTTTTGTTTCCTTCTTTAGGCGTTTGTGGGAATTTCTGATTTACAAAATGAATGTATTATTTAAATTGTAGGATTTTGATTTAAAATATCAACTTATTTTCGTAGATGTAAATTAGTATATTTCTTAACGTTTTGTGAATTCTGGTGAGGTTTTATTGATGCTTATATATATTTGTTCTATTTTTTATAAGTTTCTTAAAGTGTTTGTGCTGAATTAAAGATTATAATTAAAAAAAAATGATATAATGAACGAAATTTTACTCTATTCAAAAATTAAGAAGTATCGAG belongs to Flavobacterium aquiphilum and includes:
- a CDS encoding DUF6055 domain-containing protein, whose product is MQQNKTLIEILTCLLCFAFFVGFPKEMKEKELYLPKKVWMIPDDNDYKNPKSDYNFEHMVTSENIAIFWHKDYGKNPMSNPEESERFNPERMLSECERIYDIYVNQLKLVESGNSFVNKYKILVYVFKGEEKTAFGGGEEDKVGIFWTPAVRVHKEPYGVLAHELGHSFQYLSHADTGKGTDGVIQEMSAQYMLWQVYPDWMTFENYHLADYLKGTHYGFLHPYNMYHSPYVIEYWSEKRGKDFFGKLMRNTQEGEDPVLTYKRLNALTQEQFNDEIFDASRKFITWDLKRIDSVARQYANKHYTKVDKMQNGWYKIDSINCPQNYGYNGIKLNVPQFGTKIKLNFQGIAGADGFSKVKADKAGWRYGFVAQLKNGDRVYSETFKKSAGKASFTVPKNAEYLWLVVSGAPAEHWPRPNRWGENPDKTPDEQWPYQFQLFGTVPEIN
- a CDS encoding alpha-galactosidase; amino-acid sequence: MKQLLFSLLTLLCFSIQAQEMIRIETESSALVLKVGKNKKLYQTYFGTKLNNSSEYEFISKENTKKFVINDGNPLIDLRHLAYPAFGTDNLFEPAIRITHNDGNPSSELEYQNHNSSKIDANTTETVIRLKDPQYPVFVDLHYKVFYKENVIESWTEIQHQEKKPVMLYNYASSALHLDADKYWLTQFYSDVVEEMRMEESQLTRGSKVIDSKLGVRTNMFASPNFFLSLNSKSSENTGEVIAGTIAWSGNFKHAFEIDNNNELRIISGINEFASEYNLEPKEIFKTPAFIYTFSNNGKGQASRNLHNWARKYGLKDGEKPRLTLLNNWETTFFDFDQTKLANMFIDAKTLGVDMFLLDDGWFGNKYPRSGSTSGLGDWQATKAKLPDGIGFLLEQAKKTDVKFGIWIEPEMINEKTELYEKHPDWVLSLPNREKSLYRTQLVLDLCNQKVQDFVFKVVDDIMQTQSGVAFFKWDCNRMMTSAYSTYLKNRQSHLFIDYTKGLYKVLDRIKSKYPDLPMMLCAGGGGRSDYGMLNYFTEFWASDNTDPFDRIFIQWGYSNFYPALAVCNHVTSMGNQSIKFRTDVAMMGKLGFDIHVGGLKEEELKYAQEAVANYKRLSPVIWQGDLYRLVSPNEDSRAVLMYVNENKTKSVLFSYTLHPLTDPNYGLVRFEGLDANKMYKVEEINVMPKGKKTFEESGTVYSGDFLMKIGLKVSSSRQENSVVLEITAVDPKG
- a CDS encoding helix-turn-helix domain-containing protein, with product MEKDTNPVSVLARTQLHCEKDLSINSIAELSGFPDIANFNRKFKELKGISPSQHRSQF
- a CDS encoding Crp/Fnr family transcriptional regulator — translated: MVLIFYSIFVSKLFIKVSGVNSLREFILDYIELSDLEWEYCSKAFELQSIKKKEVVLMEGAVCRSIFFVVKGLLRIYFIDQNGEEKTFHFSVENTFATEYESFLKHIPSSYFIQALEDTVVVTITFEMLQDFYKKLKNGEKLGRLIAEEYFFLVNDKIRALYTQTPIERYKTMNEKFQNILQRVPQRYIASYLNISPVHLSRLKRTG
- a CDS encoding helix-turn-helix transcriptional regulator; the protein is MKPAVYKNIKKIRELKNLTREYVADELEMSTSGYGKIERGEVDLTVSKLIKIAKVLNVSIEFIFKFDVQILFEETYNIKGNNFMKSTPSS